ATCGAGATCATCAGTCCCGGCCACCTGCCCAACAACCTGACGGTGGCGAAAATCCGCACGGGCAATTCCATCATCCGCAACCCGATCCTGGTGTCGTACATCGCCAAAGGGCTGCTGCCCTACCGGGGACTCGGTTCGGGGATCAAACGAGCGCTGGAAGACTGGCCGGAGATTGATTTCACCGATGATCGAGATGGGTGCTTGTTCACCGCTACGGTTCACCGAAAGGAGGATATTGGTTTGGTTGAACTCGAGATTAGTTCACAGAAAAGTGCGGTCGAAACAAGAAGTGCACAGAAAAGTGCACAGAAAAGTGCACAGAAAAGTGCACAGAAAATCATCGAACTCATGCGGGTTGACCCGACAATCACCATTGCACAACTTGTTGAGAACGTAGGCGTCAAGGATCGGGCTATCAAGAAACAGATCGAGAAGCTGAAAGCACAAGGGCGCATCCGGCGCATCGGCCCGGACAAGGGCGGCCATTGGGAGGTGATCGAATGATCCGCTCCAACGACAAAGCCAACCCCGCCATGCGCCTGGATGAGAAAAGACAGCCATGCACGGTGTGAATTTCTACGGCGTCAGTGTCTTACCACGAATTGCACGAATTTCTCGAATTCTACTTGTCGGCCAACGGCGCCTGGCTGACGGCACACATGTCGCCGGCGTACCGGCTGGTGCCGTAGGCGCGCCACGGTCGCCCTCACAGCACCATGACCATATAAATTGTTCATGTTGGATGGTCATGGCAAAGATGTGGTAGAATTAGGAGCACCCAACTGAGCGGGGCCATCACGGCGAAGGCGGATTCACCACGAATACGACATCCATCTTACAGGAGACTGTCATGTCTGTTCCCTCCTATGAAGAACTTCTACAGCCAATCTTGGAAGCCCTTCGCCAACTGAGCGGTTTTCAATCTATCACGGCGATCAACAGACACGTTATCTCCTTTTTGCCGCTGGCAACTGAAGAGATCGCTCTGCGCCACGGCGACACGAAGCAGACAGAGTTGGAGTATCGTTTGGCCTGGGCGCGTACCTACCTCAAGCACTATGGGCTGATCGACAATCCCAAACGCGGCGTATGGACACTAACCGAGCAAGGGCGAGCAACCGAGCAGGTGGATCCTAAGATGGTATCTACCTTCGTTCAAGAACTCATTAAGCAGGGGAAGATCGATACCAAAAAGCCAGACGACGAACTCAGCGACGAACCCAATCTGGACATAGCTCAGCGGCTAGCTCGGTGGCGCCAGGAAGCCACTGATACTGCACACCCCAACCACCATCACGCCGACCTGGACCATGCGGCTCACATCTATGCTAAGGTTTCCCCACTGTTACAGAAATTGCGCACAACCCCTGACGAATTCAGCAGCGGTGATGTCATCGCCTTGTTCGGCATGCTTAACAGCGGCCACCGCATGAAAAATCGGGTAGCCGACAAGAACCCGCTTCCGGTGTTGCGAGAGGCTCTGCTTGCCCTGATCGATGGGCCGGGAACGCCAGCAGACAAGATCGCCGTAGCCGATCAATCGCTCAAGTTTGCCAGTTACAACATGTTGGGCGAACTCTACGGTTGGGCCAACGCCGAAACTGCACCGCTCTACAACGGTTGCGCCACGGCGGCCTTGCACTATCTGGGCTATACCTTCAACGATAAGGATTACGCAGCCTTTGTCGCCGCCCATGAGCAGTTCAAGCAGGTCTATCAGCAGCAGGTGGGCTATTTACGTCCAGATTTGCCCCTCAACCTGGAGATCGACAAGCTCTACAATGTAATTGATAAGGTGGATTTGAAGAAGGATACTCAGCGTACCCTGGCAAAGCCATTCAGCGAGATGTTCGCAAGTTGGGAGGAGGCGGAGTCGGCCTTCGATACCCTGGCCGTTGCCGCGCACCAACTTGGTATCACCGACCCGGCGGATGAACGCATCGCTGTCAATCTACGCTACAAAGACGGGAAGCATCAGCTGCGCCTCAGCTATGGCTGGTGGCTGTTGCTTGGGTTTGCCGGTGCTGATGGGGCGCTGCAAGAAGTTATCCTGGCGTTGTTCAGCGGGCAGTCGCTGCTTCAGCCACTTCGCGTAGAACAGTTCAAACAAGGGCCTGATGAACAACCCGTTTCACTCTACTGGTATTCAGTATCGCAGCTCAGACCGTTTGATGGCGAAGTTCGACCAATTTTTGAGGCAACCCTTCAGCATGTAAAGGCAAAGTTTGCCCACTGGGTACGCTGTCCGTATCGCATCCACACGAAAGATGCCATCATCGCTGCGGTTTTCGATCCCACAGCCCGAGCCAAATTGCTCGGTCAAGGGTGGCCGCCCAAGGACGCTCAATTCGAGGATGTCATTGACCAGGGTAAAGACGAATTGGATGCGTTGGTGGATCAACCGGAGGCGCATCCACCGCAGCCTGGAGTTGTAGGCTCCCCCTTCACCTCACGCACCTTTGAATTGCTCGAAGGCATCCACGCCACACCGACCAAGGGCTACTACCAGGCGAACAAGGAGGCGTTCAAAAAGTTCGTCGAGGAACCATTCCAGCGCGTCATGCATCAAGTGGCCGAACGGTTGCGTGCTCCAGTTAAGGCGGTGATGGAAACCGAGAGCCATATCTTTGCCCGTTTTCTCAAGAACGATTGGGGACAGGGGGGCGCCTGGGAGTTTTACTGGGGCGCGTTCTATCCCAAAGAGGGTAAACGCACTGAGGATGCCCAGCTTTCTATGTGGATAGATTACCGTCTGCTAGAGTATGGCTTCTTCATCGGGGACTATGCCAGCACGCAGCGCCAGCGCTTTCAACGCAATTGCCAGACATTCGGCTCCGCGTTACTGCCCTACCTGCGTCACGCCCTGCCGGAGACCCTCGTCCGTTTTGCGGATCGCGACGATTTCCAGGTCAGTGCAGACGGTGCGATCACCATCAAGACGCCACTGACCTGGGAAGAATTCTTGAAAGACCCGGCGCAAGCCAAAAACGATGTGTCTGTCATCGTGCCTCGCCAACAACTCCTGGCGCTTTCCGAAGAGGAACTGGTGACCCGGATTACGGAGACGTACGCCAAGCTCTTCCCGCTCGTGCTGTTAGCGACCGACGACGATCCACTGCCGGCCATTCATCGTTATCTGCAGGCAGTTGGTTTTGCCACGGACGAACCGGATATCGAGCCGCCTGCATCGTATGATCTTCAGAAGTTCCTGGCCCGTACCTACTTGCAAAATAAACAGGCCGACGATCTGTACCATCTGCTGCTGGACAAGAAGCAGATCATTCTCTACGGCCCGCCGGGCACGGGTAAGTCCCACGTGGCCCAGGAGCTAGCCAAATGGATCACTGGCCTGGCTCAGCCGCCTGCAGATCGGGTGGAGATGGTGCAGTTTCATCCTGCGTACAGCTATGAAGACTTCATCGAAGGCATTCGCCCGGAGAGCAAGCCGACCGGCAACGGCGGCTTCACGGTGGACTATCCGCCGCGAGCCGGCGTCTTTCGCCGTTTCTGCAAGGTTGCCCAGGCGAATCCAGATCAGCCCCATGTTTTTATCATTGACGAGATCAATCGTGGCAACATCCCGCGCATCTTTGGCGAGCTGATGCTGCTCCTGGAATATCGCAAGCGGGACGTGCCTCTGCCCTATTCCGGTGAGCGTTTCCGCATTCCGCCCAACGTCTACCTGATCGGCACGATGAACACCGCTGATCGCTCCATCGCCCTGGTTGACTTCGCCCTGCGCCGCCGCTTTCATTTCTTCCACTTCATGGCCGATCCCGACCTGCTGGATCGCTGGCTGGTCCAGAACCCTTTGCCCACCATCCCCTATCTGGCCAATCTCTATCGCCGGCTGAGCCAGGAAGCGATTGATGATCCGGACTATGCCGTGGGCTTCAGTTACTTCATGGATAAAGAACTGACCCCAACCAAGCTGGCGCTCATCTGGCAGTACAGCATTCTTCCTTACCTGGCCGAGTACCATGTGGAGCAGCGGGCGCGAGTGAAGAATTGGGAGTGGGATAGCGACTTCATGCGGGAAATCCGGAGGGAGACGTGAGCGACTGCCGTTTCATGGCCGCCAACGCCGAGGGACCGGCGACGATCTATCTGCGAGAGTACGAAAAGTGCCAATGCAATAACTTGAGCGTTGAGCAAGCCACAGCGTTGAGTGAACGGTTTGCTCGTCAGCTAACCATGGGTTGGAACTGGCAGCTGCAGACCTGGGAATTATCGGCCAAACAGTACGTAGGCATCATCGTGCTGGACGATCTGCGCATCCACATCGAGCCAAAAGTCAACCTGCAAAATCTTTTCTACATGTTGACCTATGCATACGATCTGGCCGACTTTCGTCGAGAGGCCGTGGCGCTGGCGTCTAGCGAGAATATCTTCGAGTTCATCGTGGTCATCTTCCTGCGCCAGGTGGAGCAGCTCGTGCGACGGGGCATCTACCGCGCCTACGTCACCGAAGAGGAGAACCAGCCCTATCTTCGCGGACGACTGCTGCTGGCCGACCATCTCCAGCGCAACGCCCTGCATATGCAGCGCTTCTACCAACGGATCAGCGAGTTCACGGCCGACGTGCTGGAGAATCGTATCCTGCGCTATACCCTGGGGTTGCTCGCCCGGCTGGAATACCGGGAGCCGGGCCTGCGTCAGCAGATTCGCCGAGTGGCATCAGCCTTTGCCGAGGTCAGCCCTGCGCCCATCGCGTCGGCCGACTGTGATCGTTTGGTCTACACGCGCCTGAACGCCGCCTATCGTCCACGCATCAACCTGGCTCGCCTGTTGATGCAGCACCTCTCTCTGGAAGGGCAGGCCGGATCGACCCAGTTCGCCGCCTATCTGTTGGACATGAACAAGGTTTTTGAGTTGTTTGTGGCTTGCTTTTTGGCCAGCCATTTTGCCGACGATCCGGCCATCCAGGTGGAAATCCAGCCCGATATCTGGTTGGACATGGACCGCCAGGAGAAGGGCATTCCCGACATCGTGCTTCGACGGGATGGCCGCCCCTATCTGGTGTTGGATACCAAGTACAAGACCTTCCAGGGCAAGCCCGAGGAGGCAGACCGTAATCAGATGGTAACCTACTGCCACACCCTGGGCCTGCCTCGCGGCATCTTAATCTACGCCGACGACCACACCATCAATCACCGTGCTGACTTCAAAGGCATCGTCTTGCGCGCACAGTCCTTGGCCCTGCATGGCAGTCTGGACACGTTCAAGGAACGCTGCCAGCAGTTTGCTTTGCAGTTTGCGGAAGGGATTTGATGAACAAAAGCCGTCTGCAAGACCTGCTCAGCGGATGGCGGTGGCGAGATTGGTTGATGAAGCTGACAAAACATCGGAGAATCAGTACAATGGAAGAAACCACATGTGTGTTAAACAACCGCTGCAGGATGCAGCCTTCGATTACGCGACCCAGATAGAGGTTCTTATGCAACAACCCAATCGCCTTGTCCAGGCAATCGTGCCGGCGCGCAGCCCGGCCCGTATCGAATACGTGCGCGTGGAAAACTATCGGGCGCTGAAGACGGTAGAACTGAAGGAATTGACGCCGTTGACCGTGCTGCTCGGCCCCAACGGCAGCGGCAAGTCCACCGTTTTCGACGTCTTTAGCTTCTTGGCGGAGTGTTTTCAGTATGGGCTGCGTCACGCCTGGGATCGGCGGGGCAAGGCCAGGGAGTTGAAGACGCGTGGCGGCGTCGGCCCAATCGTCTTCGAACTAAAATATCGGGAGCGGCCAACGCTCCCGGTGATCACCTATCACCTGGCTATTGACGAAGGGGGCAGAGGGCCGCTGGTCAAAGAAGAGTGGCTGCAGTGGCGGCGCGGGTCTACGGGTAAGCCGTTTCGCTTCATGGAATATCGAGAAGGTCAGGGGCGCGCAGTCAGCGGTGAGATGCCGGATATCGAGGACCGGCGCGTTGAAATCCCCTTGCGCTCGCCGGATCTCATCGCCGTCAACACACTAGGTCAGTTCGCCGAGCACCCGCGGGTGGCAGCACTGCGCGAATTCATCACCGATTGGTATGTGTCCTATCTCTCCATCGAAGAGACGCGTGGTCAGCCGGAAGCTGGCCCGCAGGAGCGGCTTTCACGCACCGGCGATAACCTCGCCAACGTCATCCAGTATTTGAAGGAACAGCACCCCAATCGCCTCGAACGAATCTTTACGCAGTTACGCCAACGTGTGCCACGCCTGGAGCGTGTCGACGCCGAGCCGATGCCGGACGGCAGGTTACTGTTGCAGATCAAAGATGCTCCGTTTGAGCAGCCGGTGCTCTCGCGTTTCACCTCGGATGGCACCCTCAAGATGCTGTCGTACCTCGTGGTGCTGTATGACCCCGAACCGCCGCAGTTCATTGGCATTGAGGAACCGGAGAACTACCTGCACCCGCGTCTTTTGCCAGAATTGGCCGAGGAATGTCGGGCCGCCAGTGAGCGCACCCAACTGCTTGTGACGACACACTCACCCTTCTTCCTCAATAGCATACGTCCCGAGGAAGTGCGCGTGCTCTATCGTGATGAACACGGCTATACCCAAGTCGTGCGCGCTGCTGACATTCCTGGGATACCGGATTTCATGAAAGCAGGAGCTTCTCTCGGTCACCTATGGCTGGAGGGGCGCTTTGGATTGGGAGACCCGCTCACCAATGCTGGTGCGCCAGGGGTCATCAAAGTGCGACGATGAGCGTGACCTATGTAGACATTATCGTCGAAGAGCCATCCATGGAGGCGCTGTTGCGCGCGCTGTTGCCGCGTCTCATACCGGACGTGCCTTTCTCGATTTATTCTTTCCAAGGTAAGGACGAATTGCTCGAACGCTTGCCTGACCGGCTCAGGGGTTATGCACATTGGTTGCCGGAGAATCATCGGGTCGTAGTCATCGTAGATCGAGACGATGATGATTGTCTGGTGCTGAAAGCTAGGCTCGAGGCGTACGCCCAGGCCGCAGGTCTGTCAACCCGGAGTCACGCGAGCGGAGATCGCTTCTCGGTGATCAATCGCATCGCTATTGAGGAATTGGAGGCATGGTATTTTGGGGACTGGGAGGCAGTACGTGCTGCTTTTCCGCGCGTCGCGGCCACTATCCCGCAGCAGCGTAGCTTCCGCAATCCAGACAGCGTTGTCGGCGGAACCTGGGAGGCGTTCGAGAGAGTGTTGCAGCGAGCTGGCTACTTCAAGACAGGGCTTCGCAAGCTGGAAGTCGCGCGCAGCATCGGCCTTCAAATGGATCCAATGCGCAATGTGTCGCACAGCTTTTGCGTATTACGCGATGCGATCCTGGAGTTGGGCGGTCGGTTGTGATCCAACTGAACATCCTTCACCTCTACAAAGACTACTTCCCGGTCCTCGGCGGGATGGAGAATCATATCAGGTGGCTGGCGGAGGCGCAGGCGGCGGCCGGGCACCGGGTGGGCGTGCTCGTCACCAGCCTGGATCGCCGCAGCAGTGTGCGCTGGGAAAACGGGGTGCGCGTGATTCGCGCGGCGCGCCTGGCGAACATCGCCTCCACGCCGCTCAGCCTGGCCTTTCCCTGGCTCCTGCGCCGCGAACGGCCCGATGTGGCTCACCTGCATTTCCCCTATCCCCTGGGCGAGGTGAGCAACTACCTGCTCGGCCGCGGCCGCCGCACCGTCATCACCTACCACAGCGATGTCGTGCGCCAGGCCGGCATCCTGCGCCTCTACGATCCGCTCCTGCGCCGTGTGCTGCGCCGCGCCGACCGCTTGATTGCCACCAGTCCTCAGTACGTGCAAAGCTCGCCTTACCTGCAGCCGCTGGGGGACCGCGTCAGCGTCATCCCGCTCGGTCTGGATCTGGCGCGCTTTCGGCAGCCTGACCCGCAGCAGGTGGCCGCGCTCAAGGCGCGCTTCCCTGGCCCGCTGCTGCTCTTCGTCGGCCGCCTGCGCTACTACAAGGGCGTGCAATTCCTGCTCGATGCCCTGCCCCAGGTCCCCGCCGCGCGGCTGCTCATCATCGGCACCGGCCCCATGGCTGAGCCGTGGCAGGCCCAGACCCTCGGCCTGCGCCTGGCCGACCGCGTCCACTTCCTGGGCGACATCAGCGACGCCGACCTGCCCGCATACTACGCCGCGGCCGATCTCTTTGTCCTGCCGGCCTGCGCGCGCAGCGAAGCCTTCGGCGTTGTGCAGCTCGAAGCGCTTGCCAGCGGCACCCCCATCCTCAGCACCGAAGTCGGCACCGGCACCTCGTATGTCAACCAGGATGGCGTGACCGGCCGCGTCGTCGCGGCCAGCGACAGTCAGGCCCTGGCCGCGGCCCTGCGTGCATTGCTGGCCGATCCCGCTCGCCTGCAGGCCATGAGCGCAGCCGCCCGGCAGCGCGCTGCGGCCGAATTCAGCCTGCCCCTCATGGTGACGCGCATCGAAACCCTCTACCGGGAATTGCTGGCTACTTGATCTTTTGGACTATGTCGGGTAAGATACGCCCCTGGTCAAGGCTGTCAGGGCACCGGGTCAGTTCGAGCTACGTCTGCAGAGTGCCTAACTCAACGCCACACCACAGGAATTTTCATGTCGTCGAAAATCAGCCGCTTGTGCGAAGCGATCATCGAGGCCGGCTGGCTGGCCGCCCTCATCATCGTGCCGGTCTTCTTCAATGTCTACTCCAGCCGCGTCTTCGAGCCTGACAAGATCAGCCTGCTGCGCTCCATCGCCCTCGTCATGATCGGCGCCTGGCTCATCAAGCTGATTGACGGCGGCGGCGCGGCCGCTCCCCTGCCAGCCTCAGCCACCCAGACCCCGCGCGGCAATCTGTGGCGTCAGATTCGCGAGACGCCCCTCATCATCCCCGCCCTGTTGCTTGTCAGCGCCTACCTCATCAGCACCGCCCTGTCGGTGGCCCCGCGCATCAGCTTCTGGGGCAGCTATCAGCGCATGCAGGGCACCTACTCGACCTTCTCCTACATCGTCATTTTCTTCCTGACGCTGACTCATCTGCGCTCGCGTGTGCAGCTCAACCGCCTGCTGCACGCCATCGTCATCGCTTCGCTGCCCGTGGCGCTCTACGGCATCCTGCAGCACTACAGTCTCGATCCGCTGCCCTGGGGCGGCGATGTCAAGCTGCGCGTGGCCGGCAACATGGGCAACGCCATCTTCATCGCAGCCTACCTGATCATCGCGTTCTTCGTCACCCTGGAGCGCTTTCTGCGCTCGGCCGGGCGCCTGCTGGCCGAACAGGGTGGGGAGATTGCCGATGCGCTGCTCGTCGGCTCGTATGTGTTCGTGCTGGTCGTGCAAAGCGTCGCCATCATCTTCTCGCAGAGTCGTGGCCCCTGGCTCGGTTGGTTTGCCGGCATCTACATCTTCGTGCTCTTGGGCTTGATCGCGCTGCGCAGCCGCGCGACGCGACGCGGCGCCGGCTTCTTCCACTGGGCCTGGCTCGGCTGGATCGGTCTGGCCGTCGCGGGCGTGGCATTCCTCATCAGCTTCAACCTGCCCAACTCGCCGCTGGCCGCCCTGCGCAGCGTTCCCTACGTGGGCCGCCTGGGCCAGATCTTTGAAACCGAAGAAGGCACCGGCAAGGTGCGCGTCCTGATCTGGGAAGGCGCCAGCCAGATGATCCTGCCCCACGCGGCCATCACCTACCCCGATGGCACGCCCGATCCGCTCAACGCCCTGCGCCCCATCTTCGGTTACGGCCCGGAGGCGATGTGGGTGGCTTACAACCCCTTCTACCCGCCCGACCTGGCGCACTACGAGGCGCGCAACGCCTCGCCCGATCGTTCGCACAATGAAACCTTCGACGCCCTCATCATCACTGGCGCCTGGGGCTTCATCGCCTATGTCGTCCTCTTCGGCAGCATCTTCTACTGGACCCTGCGCTGGCTGGGCTGGGTGCGCAATCGTCAGGATGCCATCCTCTTCCTGGCCCTGACCCTGCTCGGCGGCCTCGGCGGCGCGCTCATCCCCTGGCTGGCCCTGGGCGATCTGCGCTATCTGGGGGTAGCCATCCCGGCAGGCTTGATTCTTGGCTTCATCGTCTACCTGACCATCAGCGCGTTTCGCAGCGACTTCACCCTGCAGATGACCGGCAGCCGGGCGCTCCTGCTGCTCGCCATCCTCTCGGCCATCGCCGCGCACTTTGTCGAAATCCACTTCGGCATCGCCATCGCCGCCACGCGCACCTACTTCTGGACGTTGACCGCCGTCCTGCTCGTCACTGGCCTGGGCTGGCTCGACCTTTCGGACGAGGAACCGGTCGAGGTGACGTCTGCGGCGGCCGCCATGCCGTCGTCCTTCAACATGCCTTCTCCGTCTGCGGCGCCCATGCGCACGGCCGCGACCCCGCGTAAGCGGCGCAGCGGCGCCTCGCTGACGCGTGAACTGCCCGGCGCCCGCTCACCCGCAGCGCGCAGCGGCGTAACCACCTCCTGGATTGACCACCTGCTGCCCTATGCCTTCCTGGCGGCCATCGTCTTTGTCACCCTCATCTGGAACTTCATGGCCAACCAGGGGCGCGACACGAACGCCTTCGATGTCATCTTGAACGCCCTGTTCTTCAAAAATCGCAACGGTCAGCCCGCGGTCAGCCTGGGCATCTGGTGGCTGCACCTCTTCACCTGGCTCGTCGCGGGGATCATTGCCCTGGGCGATGTGGCCGCCAATCAACGCAAGGCCCCAACCGGCGCCTGGTGGCTGCGCGGCCTGGGCCTCTACAGCGCCGTCGTCTGGGGCATGTGGCTCATCTTCAGCTTGATTCACGGCGCACGCGTGGCGCAGGGCGCCGTCTTGCAGGGCAGCCGCGTCAGCGTGGAGCAGTTGAGCGATTTCGTGGCCAGCTACATCGTGGACTACTACGTGGCGGCCTTCGTGGTCATTCTGATCCTGGGTTGGGCACTCTGGCGCAGCAGCAGCCGGCGCTTGCTGACCTGGACCGCGCGCGGCCTGGTGACCAGCTTCAGCGCCGCGCTGATCGGCGTGATCGTGATCACGTTCGTCAGCACGGTCAACATTGGCCTGGTGCGCGCAGACACCTATTACAAGCAAGGCCAGGCTTACGATGGCGTGGGGCAATGGCAGGGCGCTATCTTTCTCTATCGGAAGGCGCTTGCCATCGCACCCGATGAAGATTACTACTACCTCTTCCTGGGCCGCTCTGCCCTGGAGCAGGCCAAAGTGGACACCGATGCCACGGAACGGCAACGCTGGCTGGACGACGCGCTCAGCGTGCTGACGCGCGCGCAGACGCTGAACCCGCTCAACACCGATCATACCGCCAATCTGGCGCGCTTCTATCGCTCGCGCGGGGAGCTGCAAACCAGCACGACCGAGCGCGAAAGGGATTGGCAGACCGCGCTCACCTACTACCAGGCCGCCACGCGACTCAGCCCCAACGCGGCCCATCTGTTCAACGAGAAGGGACTGGTCTATTTCCTGCTCGCCAACCTCGCGCGCGATCAGCAGCAGCCGGAGGTCGCCGATGACTACTTCGAAGATGCCCTGATTGCACTCAGCCGCTCGCTGGAACTGGATCAAATCTACCCGCAGACCTACCTCTTCCTGGGCGACGTCTACCGCTCACGCGGGGACAACGCAAAGGCGATCGAAGCCTACCAGCAGACCCTCAAGCTCAGCCCGGGCCAGGCGCTGGCCTGGAGCGCGCTCGGCTACATCTACGCGCAGCAGGGCAATCTCACCGAAGCCATCAGCGCCAATCAGAAGGTGACGCAGCTCTCCCCGAGTGACGCCTCCAGTTGGCGCAATCTGGCCATCCTTTACCAGCAGACCAATCAGATTCAACTGGCCCTGGCCGCGGCGCAGGAGGCGTTGAAATACGCCCCCGAGGCCGACAAGCCGGCATTGCAGGCCCTCGTGCAACAGTTACAGGCGCAGTTACCCCAATGACGCGTGAAATTTTGATCGTGGCCGCGGCCCTGGTTCTGGCCCTGGGCATCACCCCCGTCGCCCGGCGCATGGC
The DNA window shown above is from Candidatus Amarolinea dominans and carries:
- a CDS encoding AAA family ATPase, producing MSVPSYEELLQPILEALRQLSGFQSITAINRHVISFLPLATEEIALRHGDTKQTELEYRLAWARTYLKHYGLIDNPKRGVWTLTEQGRATEQVDPKMVSTFVQELIKQGKIDTKKPDDELSDEPNLDIAQRLARWRQEATDTAHPNHHHADLDHAAHIYAKVSPLLQKLRTTPDEFSSGDVIALFGMLNSGHRMKNRVADKNPLPVLREALLALIDGPGTPADKIAVADQSLKFASYNMLGELYGWANAETAPLYNGCATAALHYLGYTFNDKDYAAFVAAHEQFKQVYQQQVGYLRPDLPLNLEIDKLYNVIDKVDLKKDTQRTLAKPFSEMFASWEEAESAFDTLAVAAHQLGITDPADERIAVNLRYKDGKHQLRLSYGWWLLLGFAGADGALQEVILALFSGQSLLQPLRVEQFKQGPDEQPVSLYWYSVSQLRPFDGEVRPIFEATLQHVKAKFAHWVRCPYRIHTKDAIIAAVFDPTARAKLLGQGWPPKDAQFEDVIDQGKDELDALVDQPEAHPPQPGVVGSPFTSRTFELLEGIHATPTKGYYQANKEAFKKFVEEPFQRVMHQVAERLRAPVKAVMETESHIFARFLKNDWGQGGAWEFYWGAFYPKEGKRTEDAQLSMWIDYRLLEYGFFIGDYASTQRQRFQRNCQTFGSALLPYLRHALPETLVRFADRDDFQVSADGAITIKTPLTWEEFLKDPAQAKNDVSVIVPRQQLLALSEEELVTRITETYAKLFPLVLLATDDDPLPAIHRYLQAVGFATDEPDIEPPASYDLQKFLARTYLQNKQADDLYHLLLDKKQIILYGPPGTGKSHVAQELAKWITGLAQPPADRVEMVQFHPAYSYEDFIEGIRPESKPTGNGGFTVDYPPRAGVFRRFCKVAQANPDQPHVFIIDEINRGNIPRIFGELMLLLEYRKRDVPLPYSGERFRIPPNVYLIGTMNTADRSIALVDFALRRRFHFFHFMADPDLLDRWLVQNPLPTIPYLANLYRRLSQEAIDDPDYAVGFSYFMDKELTPTKLALIWQYSILPYLAEYHVEQRARVKNWEWDSDFMREIRRET
- a CDS encoding AAA family ATPase is translated as MQQPNRLVQAIVPARSPARIEYVRVENYRALKTVELKELTPLTVLLGPNGSGKSTVFDVFSFLAECFQYGLRHAWDRRGKARELKTRGGVGPIVFELKYRERPTLPVITYHLAIDEGGRGPLVKEEWLQWRRGSTGKPFRFMEYREGQGRAVSGEMPDIEDRRVEIPLRSPDLIAVNTLGQFAEHPRVAALREFITDWYVSYLSIEETRGQPEAGPQERLSRTGDNLANVIQYLKEQHPNRLERIFTQLRQRVPRLERVDAEPMPDGRLLLQIKDAPFEQPVLSRFTSDGTLKMLSYLVVLYDPEPPQFIGIEEPENYLHPRLLPELAEECRAASERTQLLVTTHSPFFLNSIRPEEVRVLYRDEHGYTQVVRAADIPGIPDFMKAGASLGHLWLEGRFGLGDPLTNAGAPGVIKVRR
- a CDS encoding DUF4276 family protein, which produces MSVTYVDIIVEEPSMEALLRALLPRLIPDVPFSIYSFQGKDELLERLPDRLRGYAHWLPENHRVVVIVDRDDDDCLVLKARLEAYAQAAGLSTRSHASGDRFSVINRIAIEELEAWYFGDWEAVRAAFPRVAATIPQQRSFRNPDSVVGGTWEAFERVLQRAGYFKTGLRKLEVARSIGLQMDPMRNVSHSFCVLRDAILELGGRL
- a CDS encoding glycosyltransferase; the encoded protein is MNILHLYKDYFPVLGGMENHIRWLAEAQAAAGHRVGVLVTSLDRRSSVRWENGVRVIRAARLANIASTPLSLAFPWLLRRERPDVAHLHFPYPLGEVSNYLLGRGRRTVITYHSDVVRQAGILRLYDPLLRRVLRRADRLIATSPQYVQSSPYLQPLGDRVSVIPLGLDLARFRQPDPQQVAALKARFPGPLLLFVGRLRYYKGVQFLLDALPQVPAARLLIIGTGPMAEPWQAQTLGLRLADRVHFLGDISDADLPAYYAAADLFVLPACARSEAFGVVQLEALASGTPILSTEVGTGTSYVNQDGVTGRVVAASDSQALAAALRALLADPARLQAMSAAARQRAAAEFSLPLMVTRIETLYRELLAT
- a CDS encoding tetratricopeptide repeat protein; protein product: MSSKISRLCEAIIEAGWLAALIIVPVFFNVYSSRVFEPDKISLLRSIALVMIGAWLIKLIDGGGAAAPLPASATQTPRGNLWRQIRETPLIIPALLLVSAYLISTALSVAPRISFWGSYQRMQGTYSTFSYIVIFFLTLTHLRSRVQLNRLLHAIVIASLPVALYGILQHYSLDPLPWGGDVKLRVAGNMGNAIFIAAYLIIAFFVTLERFLRSAGRLLAEQGGEIADALLVGSYVFVLVVQSVAIIFSQSRGPWLGWFAGIYIFVLLGLIALRSRATRRGAGFFHWAWLGWIGLAVAGVAFLISFNLPNSPLAALRSVPYVGRLGQIFETEEGTGKVRVLIWEGASQMILPHAAITYPDGTPDPLNALRPIFGYGPEAMWVAYNPFYPPDLAHYEARNASPDRSHNETFDALIITGAWGFIAYVVLFGSIFYWTLRWLGWVRNRQDAILFLALTLLGGLGGALIPWLALGDLRYLGVAIPAGLILGFIVYLTISAFRSDFTLQMTGSRALLLLAILSAIAAHFVEIHFGIAIAATRTYFWTLTAVLLVTGLGWLDLSDEEPVEVTSAAAAMPSSFNMPSPSAAPMRTAATPRKRRSGASLTRELPGARSPAARSGVTTSWIDHLLPYAFLAAIVFVTLIWNFMANQGRDTNAFDVILNALFFKNRNGQPAVSLGIWWLHLFTWLVAGIIALGDVAANQRKAPTGAWWLRGLGLYSAVVWGMWLIFSLIHGARVAQGAVLQGSRVSVEQLSDFVASYIVDYYVAAFVVILILGWALWRSSSRRLLTWTARGLVTSFSAALIGVIVITFVSTVNIGLVRADTYYKQGQAYDGVGQWQGAIFLYRKALAIAPDEDYYYLFLGRSALEQAKVDTDATERQRWLDDALSVLTRAQTLNPLNTDHTANLARFYRSRGELQTSTTERERDWQTALTYYQAATRLSPNAAHLFNEKGLVYFLLANLARDQQQPEVADDYFEDALIALSRSLELDQIYPQTYLFLGDVYRSRGDNAKAIEAYQQTLKLSPGQALAWSALGYIYAQQGNLTEAISANQKVTQLSPSDASSWRNLAILYQQTNQIQLALAAAQEALKYAPEADKPALQALVQQLQAQLPQ